The DNA segment CAGCATTCGCACCCCCAACAACCATAGCGGCGTAGGCGACCACAAATAGAGCGGGGCGATCGCCAAAACGATGGCTAATCCCAACCCCAACACAGGCTTACGTCCCCAGTGGTCAATCAACCAGCCAATCAACGGACGAAAACAGAGCAATCCGGCAGCCATGGCCCCTACCACAAAGCCCACTGGAGCATCCTGCCATCGCTGGGTCACATAGAGGGGCAGCACCGGAAACAGTACTGTCACTTGGGTGAAATAGATCAGCATCCCTGCACAAATACAGAAAAGTTGCAATCGATGCTGAGGGGTTGAGGATGGGCGATCGCTCGCCCTCGAAGCGGTAGAGTGTTCCATGCCCATTTCACCGACGAACGACGAGTCTTGACTTCATGCCCGTTCTAGTACGCATTCTATAGGCGATCGCTCCAGACTCATGGATTACTTTGAACAATCCCGATTTTCAATGGAGCCATCCGGCATCGTGGTGTTGCACAAAAAGGCTCCATCTAAACTTGTCCCCTGGAGATTGGCATTGCGGAGATCGGCATTTTCTAAAATCGCACCACTCAGCACCGTGTTATTGAGCTTGGCTCCTCGCAGGGAGGCATCGCTTAAAATGGCAAACCGCAGATCGGCTCCGGTCAGATCGGCATTGTTCAGATTGGCATTGCGTAAATACCCGCCCCAGGCGATCGCATTGCCCAAAAATGCCTGCTCTAAGTCCGCATTTTGCAACAGTGCCCCATTCAGGTTGCTATTGCCCAAATTGACAAATTTTAGATTGGCGTCACTGAAATCGGCTCCGTTCAGCATCGCGGCATTGAGAGTCGCATTATTCAGCACGGCATTGCGGAGATCCGCTCGCCCCAGGTTAATAACCGGATTGGGCGTGCCAATGAGATTACTATCGTGGAGAAATTGCAGCACTCGCCCTTTGCGATCGCCATCCAGTTCCCGCAAGATCGCCAAGGTCTTCGTCTTCGTCACCGATTTCAGAGGGCTGTCGGGTGGGCTCGTGCGTAGATTTTGGGTCATGGCTGTGGCAATATCCCCAAAGTAAGATTGCAGGATATCCTGCTGATACTGTTCCTCAACCAATTGCTGCTGCTCAAGGAACGCCTGCTCCTGCCGACGATTCGCTTGCATTGTTAAGTAAATGATTCCCAACACAAACACCGTCGGCAGCAGAAAAAGTTGCAAATAGTCCCAAACTGTTTTTCCCTGGAATCCCCATTGCCAGCCATGCAGAAACGGCTTCTCCGGTGACGAAGAAACACGAGGGCCAACGCTCCTCAATCGTGCAAGGTTATCCCGCCTAGGCATGGCGTTCTGCGATCAGGTGCATATTAAAAAATAATAATCAATTCTCCTAGCGGTGGGTGTAGTTGATCACAATTTACTACGCTCCCGAAGCCATAATCTACCAGGATTGACACCCCGAAAACGAGTCGATTGTGCAACATTTCTTTACACAGCAGGCGGGATGTGAGACTCCCAACCTATTGATATTTCAGCATCTGCTCGATCGCTAGCTTGCGTT comes from the Synechococcales cyanobacterium T60_A2020_003 genome and includes:
- a CDS encoding pentapeptide repeat-containing protein, which produces MPRRDNLARLRSVGPRVSSSPEKPFLHGWQWGFQGKTVWDYLQLFLLPTVFVLGIIYLTMQANRRQEQAFLEQQQLVEEQYQQDILQSYFGDIATAMTQNLRTSPPDSPLKSVTKTKTLAILRELDGDRKGRVLQFLHDSNLIGTPNPVINLGRADLRNAVLNNATLNAAMLNGADFSDANLKFVNLGNSNLNGALLQNADLEQAFLGNAIAWGGYLRNANLNNADLTGADLRFAILSDASLRGAKLNNTVLSGAILENADLRNANLQGTSLDGAFLCNTTMPDGSIENRDCSK